A window from Opitutia bacterium ISCC 52 encodes these proteins:
- a CDS encoding sialate O-acetylesterase, whose translation MNNRPHLLGTLVIALMSLSTCLNAQSSPVELPSKKNFHLFILAGQSNMAGRGHIEEQDKVAHPRILALSADREWIPAVAPIHFDKKQAGVGLAKSFALEMVEADPEITIGLIPAACGGSPIESWQPGGYHIQTHSPPYDDAISRTRTALKDGVLKGILWHQGESDSRKDRARHYEKRLRALVKRFRGEFNNPELPMVIGQLGQFPEKPWDEHRKRVDRAQQAVVQYFPQMDFVSSNGLTPMEDNTHFDSKSLRIFGQRYADAFLDASVVTKKFKSTARRTSGRSAKGRKIED comes from the coding sequence ATGAACAACCGACCCCATTTACTTGGCACACTGGTAATCGCATTGATGTCCCTATCGACCTGCCTGAATGCCCAAAGCAGTCCAGTAGAGCTACCCTCCAAAAAGAACTTTCATCTATTCATCCTGGCCGGACAATCCAACATGGCGGGTCGCGGCCATATTGAAGAACAGGATAAAGTAGCCCACCCTCGTATCCTGGCATTGTCTGCAGATCGTGAATGGATTCCGGCTGTTGCGCCCATCCACTTCGACAAGAAGCAAGCCGGGGTTGGTCTAGCCAAGTCCTTCGCCCTTGAAATGGTCGAGGCGGACCCAGAGATTACGATCGGCCTCATACCGGCCGCCTGCGGAGGTTCTCCGATTGAGAGTTGGCAACCGGGAGGCTACCATATCCAGACGCACAGCCCTCCCTATGACGATGCGATCAGCCGGACAAGGACTGCGTTAAAGGACGGCGTCCTGAAAGGCATCCTTTGGCACCAAGGTGAATCCGACAGTCGTAAAGATCGAGCAAGGCACTATGAGAAAAGACTACGGGCATTAGTAAAACGCTTTCGCGGAGAATTTAATAATCCCGAATTGCCCATGGTGATTGGCCAACTGGGCCAGTTTCCGGAAAAGCCATGGGACGAACACCGTAAGCGGGTCGATCGTGCACAGCAGGCAGTCGTTCAGTATTTCCCGCAAATGGACTTCGTGAGCTCTAACGGCCTCACGCCGATGGAGGACAATACTCACTTCGATTCCAAGTCGCTTCGAATATTCGGCCAACGCTATGCAGATGCCTTTCTAGATGCTTCGGTCGTCACCAAGAAGTTCAAAAGTACCGCCCGTCGGACCAGTGGCAGAAGTGCCAAGGGAAGAAAAATTGAAGATTAG
- a CDS encoding PQQ-like beta-propeller repeat protein has product MQVYRLTIISLLAACMPLMGFEDPAPPTPHKLEAIIPPTPETQKELTFYKSPKPLSPQAVTSDWRDFLGPTHNGYSPETHLITSFGETGPAKVWEVSRGEGYAAAAAIDDKVVIFHRSGDREVIECLESETGKRIWMHAYRSNYKDRYGFGNGPRCRPISDGEYVYTLGVEAQLHCLELSTGRVLWERDLKSEFDLTLDFFGVGGAPLIEGENVIVNVGAPEGPCVAAFDKRTGKMVWGAGNEWGPSYSSPVPANTHAGRKLFVFAGGESRPATGGLLVIDPENGEVNSSFPWRGGRYESVNASSPVVVDNMVYISECYGAGGVCLMIQEDGSCKELWRNAILNTHFMTAIHKDGYLYGVDGHGPRNAPIVCIKMETGELMWKHEPEWMASTESPNGPQSYNLMPALASFIEVDGRTLVLGQYGHLAWLDLNPEGYKELELTHLFLARQTWAMPALSKGLLFVGQNDEGLDGSSTRFICYDLRKQ; this is encoded by the coding sequence ATGCAAGTTTATCGCCTTACTATTATTTCTCTGCTTGCAGCCTGCATGCCTTTGATGGGGTTTGAGGACCCTGCCCCACCCACTCCACACAAGCTGGAAGCCATCATTCCCCCGACTCCGGAAACTCAAAAAGAGCTAACCTTTTATAAATCGCCGAAGCCACTTTCACCCCAGGCGGTTACCAGTGACTGGCGCGATTTCCTGGGACCCACCCACAATGGTTATTCGCCAGAAACTCACCTGATCACTTCATTTGGCGAGACAGGACCTGCAAAGGTCTGGGAGGTATCGCGTGGCGAAGGTTATGCGGCGGCCGCTGCCATCGACGATAAGGTCGTCATCTTTCACCGCAGTGGTGACCGTGAAGTCATCGAATGCCTGGAATCAGAAACCGGGAAACGCATCTGGATGCATGCCTACCGCTCCAATTACAAGGACCGCTATGGGTTTGGAAATGGTCCGCGATGCCGCCCCATATCAGATGGTGAATACGTCTATACTCTGGGTGTTGAAGCGCAGCTACATTGCCTGGAACTTAGCACCGGCCGGGTGCTCTGGGAACGTGACTTAAAGTCGGAGTTTGATCTGACACTCGATTTCTTTGGGGTCGGAGGCGCCCCGCTGATAGAGGGAGAAAATGTGATCGTCAATGTTGGCGCTCCCGAAGGTCCCTGCGTAGCCGCATTCGATAAACGAACGGGCAAGATGGTCTGGGGAGCAGGCAATGAATGGGGACCGAGTTACTCCTCCCCTGTCCCGGCCAACACACACGCTGGCCGAAAGCTGTTTGTATTTGCCGGAGGAGAAAGCCGACCAGCTACGGGTGGCCTGCTTGTAATCGATCCTGAGAACGGAGAGGTCAACAGCAGTTTTCCCTGGCGAGGTGGTCGCTATGAATCGGTGAACGCTTCTTCTCCTGTAGTCGTCGACAACATGGTATACATTTCTGAATGCTATGGTGCAGGAGGTGTCTGTCTTATGATCCAGGAAGACGGAAGCTGCAAAGAACTGTGGCGTAACGCAATTCTCAATACGCACTTCATGACCGCCATTCACAAAGACGGTTATCTCTATGGCGTAGATGGCCACGGTCCCAGAAACGCGCCCATCGTTTGCATAAAGATGGAAACCGGTGAGCTGATGTGGAAACACGAACCCGAATGGATGGCATCCACGGAATCGCCCAACGGGCCTCAAAGCTATAACCTCATGCCTGCCTTGGCTTCCTTCATCGAAGTCGACGGACGCACCCTGGTGCTTGGACAATATGGTCATCTCGCCTGGCTCGACCTGAATCCTGAAGGTTATAAGGAGCTAGAGCTTACCCACCTCTTTCTGGCCCGCCAAACCTGGGCCATGCCGGCACTCAGCAAAGGACTCTTGTTTGTGGGACAAAACGATGAAGGGCTGGACGGCAGCTCGACGCGTTTCATCTGTTACGATCTCAGGAAACAATAG
- the alc gene encoding allantoicase, producing MQNHFLSNRVNLASAKFGAEAIYATDDFFADKSRMLLDSKPVFIEDKYDENGKWMDGWESRRKRGPGYDYCIVRLAFPGNIDGFLINTAHFSGNFPPEASVDACTCPEGDPDEATEWTKVLAKTGLKGNSELRYEVPDDHIYTHVRLNIFPDGGIARFHVFGTVHCLWDTLDPNAEYDLLSLANGGRPVDWNDAHFGHPVNMLGQGRGVNMGDGWETARRREPGNDWCVLQLGHPGIIDRIVVDTAHFKGNYPDRCSIQAAYVPDAPDAQVVDESVDWAVLMPESKLSAHAIHEFSKEVEAVGKISHVRLNIFPDGGISRLRLFGKFIKA from the coding sequence ATGCAAAACCACTTTTTATCGAATCGAGTCAACCTGGCCTCCGCCAAATTTGGGGCCGAAGCCATTTACGCCACGGACGATTTCTTTGCCGACAAGTCGCGTATGCTCTTGGACAGCAAACCCGTTTTTATTGAAGATAAATACGATGAAAACGGAAAATGGATGGACGGCTGGGAGTCCCGCCGCAAGCGTGGTCCGGGATATGACTACTGCATCGTCAGGCTGGCCTTCCCGGGAAATATAGACGGTTTCTTAATCAATACGGCCCATTTCTCAGGTAATTTCCCTCCGGAAGCTTCAGTGGATGCCTGCACCTGTCCGGAAGGAGATCCCGATGAAGCCACTGAATGGACCAAAGTCTTGGCCAAGACGGGGCTGAAAGGAAACTCCGAGTTGCGCTATGAAGTGCCGGACGACCATATATATACGCACGTTCGTTTAAATATCTTTCCAGATGGTGGTATTGCTCGTTTCCATGTGTTTGGAACGGTTCACTGCCTTTGGGACACGCTCGATCCTAATGCTGAGTACGACCTGCTATCTTTGGCCAACGGTGGCCGACCCGTGGATTGGAATGACGCCCATTTTGGTCACCCCGTTAATATGCTTGGTCAAGGGCGTGGAGTGAACATGGGTGACGGCTGGGAAACAGCACGTCGAAGAGAACCAGGAAATGACTGGTGCGTGTTACAGCTGGGCCATCCAGGGATCATTGACCGCATTGTTGTCGATACCGCTCACTTTAAAGGGAATTACCCCGACCGCTGTTCTATTCAGGCAGCTTATGTGCCCGACGCACCTGATGCTCAGGTGGTCGATGAGAGTGTGGATTGGGCCGTCCTCATGCCGGAGTCGAAGTTGAGTGCACATGCTATTCACGAGTTTAGCAAGGAAGTGGAAGCTGTTGGGAAAATTTCTCATGTGCGACTAAATATATTTCCGGATGGTGGAATCAGTCGCTTAAGACTCTTTGGGAAGTTTATCAAAGCTTAG
- a CDS encoding ureidoglycolate lyase produces the protein MPLNIQIEPLTATAFAPYGDVVETEGRSSFPINEGRADRYDALGVVDCEGQDQLPQLSLVEARQYDLPQTVTFLERHPHGSQAFIPTTDVRFMVVVAEPGEEIDESTLKAFVSNGQQGINYHRNTWHHVILTPFDDVSFIVVDRSDPGSNCVEHWYAEEDQPVIDPSGLNAE, from the coding sequence ATGCCTCTTAACATCCAGATCGAACCCCTGACCGCGACCGCCTTTGCGCCTTATGGAGATGTCGTCGAGACCGAAGGGCGTTCCAGTTTTCCTATCAATGAGGGACGCGCAGATCGCTACGATGCCTTAGGGGTAGTGGATTGCGAAGGTCAGGACCAACTTCCCCAGCTTAGTTTGGTTGAAGCTCGTCAATACGACCTGCCACAAACCGTCACCTTCCTTGAACGACATCCTCATGGCAGTCAGGCATTCATTCCTACTACCGATGTTCGCTTTATGGTGGTGGTTGCCGAACCCGGTGAAGAGATCGACGAATCAACACTCAAAGCCTTCGTGAGCAACGGCCAGCAAGGTATCAACTATCATCGCAATACCTGGCACCATGTGATCCTTACACCGTTCGACGATGTCAGCTTTATCGTTGTCGATCGCAGTGACCCCGGAAGTAATTGCGTTGAGCACTGGTATGCCGAGGAGGATCAGCCAGTTATAGATCCGTCTGGACTAAATGCTGAGTAG
- a CDS encoding type II toxin-antitoxin system YoeB family toxin yields MVTRFHLLIKDILRSTHEGIGKLKPLRHNLSGNWSQRISEEHRIAYKPFYSGPTFVQIRDHYKGCIPGHQGPKTSRPFR; encoded by the coding sequence ATGGTCACGCGCTTCCATCTGCTGATAAAGGACATCCTGAGGTCAACACATGAAGGAATTGGAAAGCTGAAGCCACTCAGACATAACCTCAGCGGGAACTGGTCCCAAAGAATCAGCGAAGAACACAGAATCGCCTACAAGCCGTTCTATTCAGGACCTACTTTTGTCCAAATCCGCGACCACTACAAAGGATGCATTCCTGGCCACCAAGGACCAAAGACAAGCAGACCCTTCAGGTAA